From a single Fusobacterium pseudoperiodonticum genomic region:
- a CDS encoding RnfABCDGE type electron transport complex subunit B, which yields MEAIMMPVVVLGITGILMGLFLAYASKKFEVEVDPKVEAILAILPGANCGACGFPGCAGYASGVALEGAKMTLCAPGGPKVIEKIGEIMGVAVEIPVKKKPVKKTVEKKVVAQTGDPISASAEFIEKNKRMLNKFKDAFDAGDKEAYEKLENLAKTAGKDELLKYYEEIKTGKIIPDGSAPAAPTGDPISASAEFIEKNKRMLNKFKDAFDAKDKEAYEKLENLAKTAGKDELLKCFEEIKAGKIIASGTAPAAAAVKLEPITATKEFVEKNKRMLNKFKDAFDAKDKEAYEKLEGLAKSTGKDDLLKCFEEIKAGKVVPDPATMTDAPAPKAEDSKKQEASYCSVLGDGLCVPEQNEKAKEEIVKQAEPPKTAEELEKDKQAASYCSILGDGLCVPEENEQMVKQNLTQELDKEVK from the coding sequence ATGGAAGCGATTATGATGCCAGTTGTTGTATTAGGAATAACTGGAATATTGATGGGACTATTCCTAGCTTATGCTTCAAAGAAGTTTGAAGTAGAAGTAGACCCAAAAGTAGAAGCAATATTAGCTATCCTACCTGGTGCAAACTGTGGAGCTTGTGGATTCCCTGGTTGTGCTGGATATGCATCAGGAGTAGCTTTAGAAGGTGCAAAAATGACTTTATGTGCACCTGGAGGACCTAAAGTTATTGAAAAAATAGGAGAGATAATGGGTGTAGCAGTAGAAATACCTGTTAAGAAAAAACCTGTTAAGAAAACAGTAGAAAAGAAAGTAGTTGCTCAAACTGGAGACCCAATTTCTGCAAGTGCTGAATTTATAGAAAAGAATAAGAGAATGCTAAATAAATTTAAAGATGCTTTTGATGCAGGAGATAAAGAAGCATATGAAAAATTAGAAAATTTAGCAAAGACAGCAGGAAAAGATGAATTATTAAAATACTATGAAGAAATTAAAACTGGAAAAATTATTCCTGATGGAAGTGCTCCAGCAGCACCTACTGGAGATCCAATCTCTGCAAGTGCTGAATTCATAGAAAAGAATAAGAGAATGCTAAACAAATTTAAAGATGCTTTTGATGCAAAAGATAAAGAAGCATATGAAAAATTAGAAAATTTAGCAAAAACAGCAGGAAAAGATGAATTATTAAAATGCTTCGAAGAAATCAAAGCAGGAAAAATAATTGCTAGCGGAACTGCTCCAGCAGCAGCTGCAGTTAAATTAGAACCAATAACAGCTACAAAAGAATTTGTAGAAAAGAATAAAAGAATGCTAAATAAATTTAAAGATGCTTTTGATGCAAAAGATAAAGAAGCATATGAAAAATTAGAAGGTTTAGCAAAATCAACTGGAAAAGATGACTTATTAAAATGTTTTGAAGAAATTAAAGCAGGAAAGGTAGTACCAGATCCAGCAACAATGACTGATGCTCCTGCTCCAAAAGCTGAAGATTCTAAAAAACAAGAAGCTTCTTACTGCAGTGTTTTAGGTGATGGACTATGTGTTCCTGAACAAAATGAAAAAGCAAAAGAAGAAATAGTGAAACAAGCAGAGCCTCCTAAAACAGCTGAAGAGTTAGAAAAAGATAAACAAGCTGCAAGCTATTGTTCTATCTTAGGAGATGGACTATGTGTTCCAGAAGAAAATGAACAAATGGTTAAACAAAATTTAACTCAAGAGCTTGATAAGGAAGTTAAATAA
- a CDS encoding 4Fe-4S binding protein — protein sequence METRDYLSYIVNEIHTTIVATVDKDGLPVTAAIDMMDSDDNSLYFLTAKGKSFYDRLKDKNFLAFTAMKGEDTMSRVAVSIRGKVRELGNEKIPKLFEKNKYMYEIYPTAESRQALTVFQIYEGNGEWFDLSKKPIERANFVFGNTIQEISGYFITDKCIGCNKCVEVCPQNCIITDSVPYVIEQNHCLHCGNCFTVCPVGAVERR from the coding sequence ATGGAAACGAGAGATTATTTAAGTTATATAGTAAATGAAATTCATACAACTATAGTTGCTACTGTAGATAAAGATGGACTTCCTGTTACAGCAGCTATAGATATGATGGATTCAGATGATAATAGTCTGTATTTTTTAACAGCAAAAGGGAAAAGTTTTTATGATAGATTAAAAGACAAAAATTTTCTTGCATTTACAGCTATGAAAGGTGAGGATACAATGTCTAGAGTGGCAGTATCTATCAGGGGAAAAGTTAGAGAACTTGGAAATGAAAAAATTCCTAAATTATTTGAAAAAAATAAGTATATGTATGAGATATATCCAACTGCTGAATCAAGACAGGCTTTAACAGTATTTCAAATCTATGAAGGAAATGGAGAATGGTTTGATTTGTCTAAGAAACCTATAGAAAGAGCAAATTTTGTTTTTGGAAATACCATTCAAGAAATAAGTGGATATTTTATTACAGATAAGTGCATTGGCTGTAATAAGTGTGTTGAGGTTTGTCCTCAAAACTGTATCATCACTGATAGTGTCCCTTATGTAATTGAACAAAATCATTGCCTGCACTGTGGAAATTGTTTTACAGTCTGTCCTGTTGGAGCAGTAGAAAGAAGGTAA
- a CDS encoding SIR2 family NAD-dependent protein deacylase — protein sequence MKNCYNKNGYRETIQKGLNAIRSLSGNISTKKVSREEQLKKLKNEIQNADAIMIGAGAGLSTSAGLTYSGDRFEKYFFDFAEKYGIKDIYSGGFYPFPNNETKWAWWARHIYFNRYVNPPKSVYNNLLSLLKDKNYFVITTNVDHQFQRAAFDESKLFYTQGDYGLFQSVDPNIQKTYNNEEWVMKSMEAQGFIKDKNGVFIVPDNKKISMQIPTELIPKCPADNSDMTTNLRVDNYFVEDEIWHKASETYYNFLEKNKNKHILFLELGVGANTPMIIKYPFWQMTMENEKAIYACINYGEVFCPQEIENRSICIDGDIGSVLEAIKLKKH from the coding sequence ATGAAGAATTGCTATAATAAAAATGGATATAGAGAGACTATTCAAAAAGGCTTAAATGCTATTAGAAGTTTGAGTGGAAATATCTCTACTAAAAAAGTTTCAAGGGAAGAGCAACTTAAGAAATTGAAAAATGAGATTCAAAATGCTGATGCTATTATGATAGGTGCTGGTGCTGGTCTATCAACATCTGCTGGTTTAACATATAGTGGAGATAGATTTGAAAAATATTTCTTTGATTTTGCTGAAAAATATGGAATAAAAGATATTTATTCTGGTGGTTTTTATCCCTTTCCTAATAACGAAACTAAATGGGCTTGGTGGGCAAGACATATTTATTTCAATAGATATGTAAATCCTCCAAAATCTGTTTATAATAATCTTCTTTCCCTTTTGAAAGATAAAAATTATTTTGTTATCACAACAAATGTTGATCATCAATTCCAAAGAGCAGCCTTTGATGAAAGTAAGTTATTCTATACTCAAGGAGATTATGGCTTGTTCCAAAGTGTTGATCCTAATATTCAAAAAACCTATAATAATGAAGAATGGGTTATGAAATCAATGGAAGCTCAAGGATTTATTAAAGACAAAAATGGAGTATTTATTGTTCCTGATAACAAAAAAATATCTATGCAAATTCCAACTGAGCTCATCCCTAAATGTCCTGCTGATAATTCAGATATGACAACAAATCTTAGAGTAGATAATTACTTTGTAGAAGATGAAATTTGGCATAAAGCCTCTGAAACATATTATAATTTTCTTGAAAAGAATAAAAATAAACATATTTTATTTTTAGAACTTGGAGTTGGAGCAAATACTCCAATGATTATAAAATATCCCTTCTGGCAGATGACAATGGAAAATGAAAAGGCTATATATGCATGTATTAATTATGGAGAAGTATTTTGTCCACAAGAAATAGAAAATAGAAGTATTTGTATAGATGGAGATATTGGTTCAGTACTAGAAGCTATCAAATTAAAAAAGCACTAG
- the rsxC gene encoding electron transport complex subunit RsxC, with the protein MKFFGFRGGVHPPENKIQTEHLPIEKLESPNEIFVPLLQHIGAPLNPIVNVGDRVLKGQKIADAEGLAVPVHAPVSGTVTKIENRVYPLSGKVMTIFIENDKKEEWAELTKIANWETADKKELLDIIREKGIVGIGGATFPTHVKLNPPPNTKLDSLILNGAECEPYLNSDNRLMLENPSSIIEGIKIIKKILNVPDVYVGIEDNKPEAIESMRKAAEGTGINIVPLKTKYPQGGEKQLIKSILDRQVPSGQLPSAVGVVVQNTGTAAAIYEAVVNGKPLIEKVVTVTGKAIKNPKNLKVAIGTPFSYILDHCGINRDEMERLVMGGPMMGLAQMTEEATVVKGTSGLLALTNEEMRPYKTKACISCSKCVSACPMGLAPLMFDRLAAAKEYEAMAGHNLMDCIECGSCAYICPANRPLAEAIKTGKAKLRAKKK; encoded by the coding sequence ATGAAATTTTTTGGTTTCAGAGGCGGAGTACATCCCCCTGAAAATAAAATACAAACAGAACATTTACCAATTGAAAAGTTGGAATCACCAAATGAAATTTTTGTACCTCTTTTACAACATATAGGAGCACCTTTAAATCCTATTGTTAACGTAGGGGACAGAGTTTTAAAAGGACAAAAAATTGCGGATGCAGAAGGTTTGGCGGTACCTGTTCATGCTCCAGTAAGTGGAACTGTCACAAAGATAGAAAATCGTGTGTATCCTCTATCTGGAAAAGTTATGACAATTTTTATTGAAAATGACAAAAAAGAAGAATGGGCAGAATTAACTAAAATTGCAAATTGGGAAACAGCTGATAAGAAAGAATTACTTGATATTATCAGAGAAAAAGGTATAGTTGGAATAGGAGGAGCTACTTTCCCTACTCACGTAAAATTAAATCCTCCACCTAATACTAAGTTAGATAGTTTGATTTTAAATGGTGCCGAATGTGAACCTTATTTAAACTCAGATAATAGACTTATGTTAGAAAATCCAAGTTCAATAATTGAAGGGATAAAAATTATTAAAAAGATTTTAAATGTTCCAGATGTTTATGTTGGAATAGAAGATAATAAACCTGAAGCTATTGAATCTATGAGAAAAGCTGCAGAAGGAACAGGAATTAATATTGTTCCATTGAAAACAAAATACCCACAAGGGGGAGAAAAACAACTTATTAAATCTATTTTAGATAGACAAGTTCCATCTGGACAACTTCCATCAGCAGTTGGTGTTGTTGTACAAAATACAGGAACAGCAGCAGCAATCTATGAAGCAGTTGTAAATGGAAAACCTCTAATAGAAAAAGTTGTTACAGTAACAGGAAAGGCTATAAAGAATCCTAAAAACTTGAAGGTTGCTATAGGAACTCCTTTCTCATACATTTTAGATCACTGTGGAATTAACAGAGATGAAATGGAAAGATTAGTTATGGGTGGACCAATGATGGGATTGGCACAAATGACTGAAGAAGCTACTGTAGTAAAAGGAACATCAGGACTTTTAGCTTTAACAAATGAGGAAATGAGACCATACAAGACAAAAGCTTGTATAAGTTGTTCTAAGTGTGTATCTGCATGCCCTATGGGACTTGCACCACTTATGTTTGATAGATTAGCAGCAGCAAAAGAGTATGAAGCAATGGCAGGACACAATCTAATGGATTGTATTGAATGTGGTTCTTGTGCTTATATTTGTCCTGCTAATAGACCTTTGGCTGAGGCTATCAAAACAGGAAAAGCTAAATTAAGAGCTAAGAAAAAATAG
- the pth gene encoding aminoacyl-tRNA hydrolase yields MKVVIGLGNPGKKYEKTRHNIGFIVVDSLRKKFNLTDEREKFQALISEKNIDGEKVIFFKPQTFMNLSGNALIEIVNFYKLDPKKDIIVIYDDMSLDFGDIRIREKGSSGGHNGIKSIISHIGEEFIRVKCGIGAKKEDAVEHVLGEFSQSEQKELVEFLEKLNECVIEMLTVHNLDRTMQKYNKKKEKIK; encoded by the coding sequence ATGAAAGTTGTTATTGGTTTAGGAAATCCAGGTAAGAAGTATGAAAAAACGCGACACAACATTGGCTTTATTGTTGTAGACAGTTTGAGAAAAAAATTTAATCTGACAGATGAAAGAGAAAAATTTCAAGCTCTTATCAGTGAAAAAAATATAGACGGGGAGAAAGTTATATTTTTTAAGCCTCAGACTTTTATGAACTTGAGTGGAAATGCTCTTATAGAAATTGTAAATTTTTATAAGTTAGATCCTAAAAAGGATATTATAGTTATCTATGATGATATGTCTTTAGATTTTGGAGATATAAGAATCAGAGAAAAAGGTAGCTCAGGTGGGCATAATGGAATAAAATCTATAATATCTCATATAGGTGAAGAATTTATTAGAGTAAAATGTGGAATAGGAGCTAAAAAAGAAGATGCTGTTGAACATGTTTTAGGAGAGTTCAGTCAGAGTGAACAAAAAGAGCTAGTTGAATTTTTAGAAAAACTTAATGAATGTGTTATAGAAATGCTAACTGTTCATAATTTAGATAGAACTATGCAAAAGTACAATAAGAAAAAAGAAAAAATAAAATAA
- a CDS encoding Rrf2 family transcriptional regulator: MQISSRFTIALHIFTCIETFKNDYKITSDFLAGSINTNPVIIRKILTQLKNAGLITVARGTGGISPTRPLKEISFYDVYQAIEPVENGDLFNFHSSPNPQCPVGKNIHALLDGKLKAIQLAMENEMKKYTLDDLRIGMQELLKK, translated from the coding sequence ATGCAAATTTCAAGTAGATTTACTATAGCCTTACATATTTTTACCTGTATTGAAACATTCAAGAACGATTATAAAATTACAAGTGACTTTCTTGCAGGGAGTATAAATACCAATCCCGTTATCATTCGGAAAATTCTTACACAACTAAAAAATGCAGGATTGATCACAGTAGCAAGAGGTACAGGAGGCATATCTCCTACAAGACCTTTAAAAGAAATAAGTTTTTATGATGTTTATCAAGCAATAGAACCTGTAGAAAATGGAGATTTGTTTAATTTTCATAGTAGTCCTAATCCTCAGTGTCCTGTTGGAAAAAATATACATGCATTACTTGATGGTAAGCTAAAAGCTATTCAACTTGCAATGGAAAATGAAATGAAAAAATATACCCTAGATGATCTAAGAATTGGAATGCAAGAACTTTTGAAGAAATAA
- a CDS encoding RnfABCDGE type electron transport complex subunit D, producing MSTILKTGPAPHIRTKETVESVMYDVVIALVPAFLMAIYSFGVRALILTSVSVLTCVVTEYLCQKALKRDIEAFDGSAILTGILFSFVVPAIMPLQYVVIGNIVAITLGKMVYGGLGHNIFNPALIGRAFVQASWPVAITTFAYDGKAGATVLDAMKRGLPLADSLLQNGDQYVNAFLGNMGGCLGETSSLALLIGGAYLIYKKQIDWKVPATMIGTVFVLTWAFGADPIMQIFSGGLFLGAFFMATDMVTSPTTSKGRVVFAFGIGLLVSLIRMKGGYPEGTAYAILIMNGVVPLIDRYIRPKKFGGVSTNGK from the coding sequence GTGAGTACAATTTTGAAAACAGGGCCAGCTCCTCACATTAGAACAAAAGAAACTGTTGAGTCGGTAATGTATGATGTTGTTATAGCTTTAGTACCAGCATTTTTAATGGCTATATACTCATTTGGAGTGAGAGCTCTGATATTAACTTCAGTATCAGTTTTAACTTGTGTAGTTACTGAATATCTATGTCAAAAAGCATTAAAAAGAGATATAGAAGCATTTGATGGAAGTGCTATATTAACAGGGATTTTATTTTCATTTGTAGTTCCTGCAATTATGCCTTTACAATATGTAGTAATAGGAAATATAGTTGCAATAACATTAGGAAAAATGGTTTATGGTGGATTAGGACATAATATATTTAACCCAGCATTAATAGGAAGAGCATTTGTTCAAGCATCTTGGCCAGTTGCAATAACTACTTTTGCTTATGATGGAAAAGCAGGGGCAACAGTTTTGGATGCTATGAAAAGAGGATTACCTTTAGCAGATTCTCTATTACAAAATGGAGATCAATATGTTAATGCATTTTTAGGAAATATGGGAGGATGTTTAGGAGAAACTTCTTCTTTAGCACTATTAATTGGTGGAGCATATTTAATATATAAGAAACAAATAGATTGGAAAGTACCTGCTACAATGATAGGTACAGTATTTGTTTTAACATGGGCATTTGGAGCAGATCCTATAATGCAAATATTCTCAGGAGGATTGTTCCTAGGAGCATTCTTTATGGCAACAGATATGGTTACTAGTCCAACAACTTCAAAGGGAAGAGTAGTTTTTGCTTTTGGAATAGGATTATTAGTATCTTTAATAAGAATGAAAGGTGGATATCCTGAAGGTACAGCTTATGCTATCTTAATAATGAATGGAGTTGTTCCATTGATAGATAGATATATAAGACCTAAAAAATTTGGTGGGGTGAGCACAAATGGAAAATAG
- a CDS encoding nuclear transport factor 2 family protein, translating into MTNKEKALELIGTFASEDSVKAKELLAKDYIQHNLAYRTGADAFIGAVEYLASAPVKTTVNNIRAFEDGDKVFLHTVYNFAGTGEQVAFDIFRFDADGKIAEHWDNLAAKAEVNPSGHTQIDGTLEKKNVDREETRKVVSEFVGDVLRGENLDKFASYFDGDNYIQHNTAIADGVSGLGAALEAMAKQGIQMIYNKTHFVLADGDYALVVSEGSFAGAATTFYDLFRVENGKIAEHWDVMETLVDKATWQNQNGKF; encoded by the coding sequence ATGACAAACAAAGAAAAAGCATTAGAACTTATAGGAACATTCGCATCAGAAGATTCAGTAAAGGCAAAAGAACTTCTTGCTAAAGATTATATTCAACATAATCTTGCTTACAGAACAGGAGCAGATGCATTTATAGGGGCTGTTGAATACCTTGCATCAGCACCTGTAAAAACAACTGTTAACAATATTCGTGCATTTGAAGATGGAGATAAAGTATTCTTACATACTGTATACAATTTTGCAGGTACAGGAGAACAAGTAGCATTTGATATTTTTAGATTTGATGCAGATGGAAAAATTGCTGAGCACTGGGATAACTTAGCTGCAAAAGCTGAAGTAAATCCTTCAGGACACACTCAAATTGATGGAACTCTTGAAAAGAAAAATGTTGATAGAGAAGAAACAAGAAAAGTTGTTTCAGAATTTGTAGGAGATGTTCTTCGTGGTGAAAATCTTGATAAGTTTGCTTCATACTTTGATGGAGATAATTATATTCAACATAATACAGCAATTGCAGATGGTGTTTCAGGACTTGGAGCTGCTTTAGAAGCAATGGCAAAACAAGGAATACAAATGATATATAATAAGACTCATTTTGTTCTTGCTGATGGAGATTATGCACTTGTAGTTAGTGAAGGAAGCTTTGCTGGAGCAGCTACAACATTCTATGACTTATTCCGTGTTGAAAATGGAAAAATTGCTGAACACTGGGATGTTATGGAAACACTAGTGGATAAAGCAACTTGGCAAAACCAAAACGGAAAATTCTAA
- the rsxE gene encoding electron transport complex subunit RsxE, which translates to MKKLGILTAGIFKENPVFVLMLGLCPTLGVTSSAINGFSMGLAVIAVLACSNGLISLFKKFIPDEVRIPAFIMIIATLVTVVDMVMNAYTPDLYKVLGLFIPLIVVNCIVLGRAESFASKNGVIDSILDGIGSGIGFTLSLTFLGSIREILGNGSIFGISLVPANFTPALIFILAPGGFITIGMIMACINIKKERDAKKKKVTKK; encoded by the coding sequence ATGAAAAAATTAGGAATACTTACAGCTGGAATATTTAAAGAAAACCCAGTATTCGTTTTAATGTTAGGACTTTGTCCAACACTTGGAGTTACAAGTAGTGCTATAAATGGGTTCTCAATGGGACTTGCGGTTATAGCCGTTCTTGCTTGTTCAAATGGATTAATATCGCTTTTTAAGAAATTTATACCTGATGAAGTAAGAATACCAGCATTTATAATGATAATAGCAACATTAGTTACTGTTGTTGATATGGTTATGAATGCTTATACACCTGATTTATACAAAGTATTAGGATTATTCATACCTCTTATAGTTGTTAACTGTATAGTTCTTGGAAGAGCAGAAAGCTTTGCTTCTAAAAACGGAGTTATTGATTCTATACTTGATGGTATTGGATCTGGAATAGGATTTACTTTATCTTTAACTTTCTTAGGATCTATAAGAGAAATTTTAGGTAATGGATCTATATTTGGAATCTCATTAGTTCCTGCTAACTTTACACCAGCTTTAATATTTATATTAGCTCCTGGTGGATTTATCACTATAGGTATGATCATGGCTTGTATAAATATTAAGAAAGAAAGAGATGCAAAGAAAAAGAAGGTGACTAAAAAATGA
- the rsxA gene encoding electron transport complex subunit RsxA, which translates to MSIGGLFSIIVTSIFINNIIFAKFLGCCPFMGVSKKVDSSLGMGMAVTFVITIASGVTWLAYRMILEPLHLGYLQTIAFILIIASLVQFVEMAIKKTSPSLYKALGVFLPLITTNCAVLGVAIINIQVGYNFIETIVNGFGVAVGFSLALLLLAGIRERLEFANIPKNFKGVPIAFITAGLLAMAFMGFSGMQI; encoded by the coding sequence ATGAGTATAGGTGGATTATTTAGTATAATTGTTACTTCGATATTTATAAATAACATAATATTTGCTAAGTTCTTAGGTTGTTGTCCATTTATGGGAGTTTCTAAAAAAGTTGACTCATCATTAGGTATGGGTATGGCTGTTACTTTCGTTATAACAATAGCTTCAGGAGTAACTTGGTTAGCTTACAGAATGATATTAGAACCTCTTCATTTAGGATATCTACAAACAATAGCTTTTATATTAATAATAGCTTCTCTTGTACAATTCGTTGAAATGGCAATTAAAAAGACATCACCAAGCTTATATAAAGCACTTGGGGTATTCTTACCATTAATCACAACAAACTGTGCCGTTCTAGGAGTTGCTATAATCAATATCCAAGTAGGATATAATTTTATAGAAACAATAGTAAATGGTTTTGGAGTTGCAGTAGGATTCTCACTAGCTTTATTACTTTTAGCTGGTATAAGAGAAAGACTTGAATTTGCAAACATTCCTAAGAATTTTAAAGGAGTTCCAATAGCATTTATAACAGCTGGACTTTTAGCTATGGCATTTATGGGATTTAGTGGAATGCAAATTTAA
- a CDS encoding helix-turn-helix transcriptional regulator translates to MSFGTTLKKIRLKHKDSLRGLAKKINLHFTFVDKVEKGTAPISNNFIERIVEVYPDEEKILKKEYLKENLPKVFSKDESIKILEDSEVLNLPVYGKASAGRGYLNMDKPDYYMPITKGDFSLNSFFVEITGNSMEPTLEDGEYALVDPNNTAYVKNKIYVVTYNDEGYIKRVEVKDKKKVITLKSDNPDYDDIDISEEMQEYFKINGRVVEVISKKRVL, encoded by the coding sequence ATGAGTTTTGGAACTACTTTAAAAAAAATAAGATTGAAACATAAAGATAGTTTAAGAGGTCTTGCAAAAAAAATTAATTTACACTTTACTTTTGTAGATAAAGTAGAAAAAGGTACTGCTCCTATTTCAAATAACTTTATTGAAAGAATTGTTGAAGTATATCCTGATGAAGAAAAAATTCTAAAGAAAGAATACTTGAAGGAAAATTTACCTAAAGTATTTAGCAAAGACGAAAGTATTAAAATTTTAGAAGATAGTGAAGTTTTAAATCTTCCTGTTTATGGAAAAGCTAGTGCTGGTAGAGGTTATTTAAATATGGATAAACCTGATTACTATATGCCTATAACAAAAGGAGACTTTTCTTTAAATAGTTTCTTTGTTGAAATTACAGGAAATAGTATGGAACCAACTTTAGAAGATGGTGAATATGCTTTAGTTGATCCTAATAATACTGCTTATGTTAAAAATAAAATATATGTTGTTACTTACAATGATGAAGGATATATAAAAAGAGTTGAAGTAAAGGATAAGAAAAAAGTTATAACTTTAAAGAGTGATAATCCAGATTATGATGATATTGATATTTCTGAAGAAATGCAAGAATACTTTAAAATCAATGGAAGAGTTGTTGAAGTTATCTCTAAAAAAAGAGTATTATAA
- a CDS encoding RnfABCDGE type electron transport complex subunit G yields the protein MENRYIHFGIVLGLIAAISAGLLGGVNGFTSKVIAENTLKIVNEARKQVLPEAASFKEEEAKEAEGIQYIPGFNEAGEVVGYVASVAEPGYGGDINFVVGINNDAKVTGLNVVTSSETPGLGAKINEKEWQEHWIGKDATYEFNKSTDAFAGATISPKAVYTGVIKALNTYQNEVSK from the coding sequence ATGGAAAATAGATATATACATTTTGGAATCGTCCTAGGACTAATAGCTGCTATATCAGCAGGTTTACTTGGTGGAGTTAATGGTTTTACAAGTAAAGTTATAGCTGAAAATACTTTAAAAATAGTAAATGAAGCTAGAAAACAAGTTTTACCAGAAGCAGCAAGTTTCAAAGAAGAAGAAGCAAAAGAAGCAGAAGGAATTCAATATATTCCAGGTTTCAATGAAGCTGGAGAAGTTGTTGGATATGTTGCTTCAGTTGCAGAACCAGGTTATGGTGGAGACATAAACTTTGTTGTAGGAATAAATAATGATGCTAAAGTAACAGGTTTAAATGTAGTTACAAGTTCAGAAACTCCTGGTTTAGGAGCAAAAATAAATGAAAAAGAATGGCAAGAACATTGGATAGGTAAAGATGCAACTTATGAATTTAATAAGTCAACAGATGCTTTTGCTGGGGCTACAATATCACCTAAAGCTGTTTATACAGGAGTTATAAAAGCATTAAATACTTATCAAAATGAGGTGAGTAAATAA
- a CDS encoding protein-ADP-ribose hydrolase, producing MNRSQEDKLNYLLKKFIADSDNYKNIEIPNNITDKKRILRSLMNIRMPKKLSEEVLKVQDEYLSTCAKEKGIVKLADIPIIKDNLSIWQGDITRLEVDAIVNAANSQMLGCFLPMHTCIDNQIHTFAGVQLREECYNQMNKLREKYGRDYVQATAIPMITDAYNLPAKKVIHIVGPIVANGLNSELEKNLEDCYINTLNICLENDIKSLAFCCISTGEFHFPNKRAAEIAIKAVSEWSLRHPNLMERIIFNVFKDEDRRYYEELL from the coding sequence ATGAATAGAAGTCAAGAAGATAAATTAAATTATCTCTTAAAAAAATTCATAGCTGATTCAGATAATTATAAAAATATAGAAATTCCAAATAATATAACAGATAAAAAACGTATTTTACGCTCTCTTATGAATATTCGTATGCCAAAAAAACTGTCAGAAGAAGTTCTAAAAGTACAAGATGAATACCTGTCTACTTGTGCTAAGGAAAAAGGTATAGTAAAGCTAGCTGATATTCCTATTATTAAAGATAATTTATCTATTTGGCAAGGAGATATAACTAGACTTGAAGTAGATGCTATTGTTAATGCAGCAAACTCACAAATGTTAGGTTGCTTTCTTCCTATGCATACTTGTATAGATAATCAAATTCATACTTTTGCAGGTGTACAACTTAGAGAAGAATGTTATAATCAGATGAACAAATTAAGAGAAAAATATGGAAGAGACTATGTACAAGCTACAGCTATTCCTATGATTACAGATGCATATAATCTTCCTGCAAAGAAAGTAATACATATTGTTGGTCCTATAGTAGCTAATGGACTTAATTCTGAATTAGAGAAAAATCTTGAAGATTGCTATATAAATACATTAAATATCTGTTTGGAAAATGATATAAAAAGTCTAGCATTTTGTTGTATATCAACAGGTGAATTCCATTTTCCAAATAAGAGAGCTGCAGAAATTGCTATAAAAGCAGTTTCAGAATGGTCTTTAAGACATCCTAATTTAATGGAAAGAATCATCTTTAATGTATTTAAAGACGAGGACAGGAGATATTATGAAGAATTGCTATAA